GGCGATGCGGGAACTCCCGAGGCCGCCCAGGACCGCTCTTCACTGGCGGGAAAGATCTTGCGGCTGCGCGATGATGGTTCCATCCCCGCCGACAACCCTTTTGCCGGCTCCCCGGTTTATTCCTCCGGTCACCGCAATCCGCAGGGGCTTGCCTGGGACAAGGGCGGCAATCTCTGGGCTACCGAGCACGGGCCGAGGGGACATGACGAAATCAACCGGATCGAACCTGGAAAAAATTACGGCTGGCCGGCCATTAAAGGCGATGAGCGAGCGCCGGGCATGGAATCACCCGTGCTGCACAGCGGCTCCGACACGTGGGCGCCTTCCGGGGCCGATATCCTCGGTGATTCGATGTTCATTGCGGGTCTGCGGGGGAGAGCGCTCTACCGGTTCAATCTCGATGCGGAGAACCCCGTCCTGACCGCCCGTCTCGAAGGGGCCTTCGGCAGACTGCGGACCGTGGCAGCCGGCCCGCGCGGGCTTCTCTATATCCTTACCAGCAATCGAGATGGCAGGACCATGCCCGCAGCGCAGGATGACCTGCTTCTGGTGGTGAATCCGGCACTGTTCTAGGCTGGAGTCTCTCGCACTCTCCAGGAAGGATAAGAACAGTGAGCGAAAACAAGCAGACCGTGCAGCGGTACTCTCCACAATCCTCTAGTCACTGCCGGTTGCAAGACCGCCGTCAGGTGATAGATTGCTGGCAGACAGTCCGCACGGAGCCGACGGCGGAGCTGCGATCATTTTCTCAACCGCGCGAAAGGAGACGAGCCATGGCGGAGATCAAGTGGGAAAGGGACTTCAGCGTCGCGCTGGCGCGGGCGAAGGCGGCGAAAAAGCCGATCTATCACGATTTCTGGTTCGAGGGGTGACTGGGCTGCATCGCCATGAATACGGGTCCGTATTCGAGCCAGGAAGTGAAAAAATACATCGAAGAGCGGTTCATCCCAGTGAAGAGCGAGTGTTTCTGGGACAAGCGGACCGACCTCATGAAGCGGTTCGCCGTCA
The genomic region above belongs to Desulfuromonas sp. TF and contains:
- a CDS encoding PQQ-dependent sugar dehydrogenase — translated: MSAGKRIAAVLIVLVSAGLAFFWYDFMGQRERCLSLMAPEVLSEKTLDEGHGVLAANLEIPWSLDFLPDGRILVTERPGRVRLLHPQTGLATEPVLVVEEVRHQGEGGLLGLAVHPDFGNNRLVYLYYTYESGQGLANRVVAYTLENHALSGARTIIEGIPGAQIHNGGRVRFGPDAMLYVTTGDAGTPEAAQDRSSLAGKILRLRDDGSIPADNPFAGSPVYSSGHRNPQGLAWDKGGNLWATEHGPRGHDEINRIEPGKNYGWPAIKGDERAPGMESPVLHSGSDTWAPSGADILGDSMFIAGLRGRALYRFNLDAENPVLTARLEGAFGRLRTVAAGPRGLLYILTSNRDGRTMPAAQDDLLLVVNPALF